The genomic window CCATGAGAGATCTAGCTAGCAAGCAGGCAGCCACTGCCCCAATAAGTTGTTTGATAAAAGTCCTTCATTTTTTACAATCGCAAGGACAGATATCCCAAAACAAAATAGTCCACTGTACATCAAAAAATacaatgtataatgtatatcGCACGATCGTTGGATTTATCGTACAGCATCTGCGACGTTGTGTGCTAAGCGTCAGATTCCAAAGAACACACAGTTGACTAATTAATATTTAAACGTCGCACCAAGAGTCAATAAATCagtcgaccaaaaaaaacaagtgcAACAAAAACAGAATATTGATACAATACTGTAGATGCTGTAGAGCCGTCAATCCGCTACTGTTTGTTGTCGATTATTGTTATGTAGGTTCACTTTCATTGGTCTTCATCTGTCACGTGAGAAGCCCCACTAGTATGGCACGGTTAAGGGATATTTgatccttcctctcttcccaaAGCCTGTACTGTGTCAGGTCCAATGACATCTGTACAAGCTTAGATCACAATGACATATTCGTAGTAGCCTATACGTCTGTGCTATTTagcttttattttataaaatctTTGACATTGCATgaccaacttttttttttgtgtacatCAAACAAACCAGGGGTAAAATACTAGGGTTTTAATTCACattcataaaaaacaacattttaaacCGTCCCTTTTCATCCTTATAAAGCTGTATGTACTTatgcaatattttttatttgaaatttcTGTCAAATATTTGCTAAGCACATTGAAATATGACCTTTGGTTACAATAATAACTATTTAAAGAATTACATATGGGCAATTATTTTAAACAATGTTTAACACATTTGAAATACTGACGGATGACTCATTGCATTAATGGAACACTGATTATTTGCTTCTATTTGGAGATTTGTTCCCTACTCAACCCTCATTTTATTTAAGAAGAATTTTACTGATCCCTTTTCTACATTTACCATCTTATTTATGATTGAACAACACTTCAAATTATTGTGTGCCGCATCCATGCATGGGGCATGGGGTAACTCACTAAAatgatttatttgtgttgtgAACCTTTGTGCAGCAAGCCCATAGTCTACTGCCTGTGATGTCCAGGATATATAATGTGATGTTTCACAGGGTTGGCAGGTCCTTTGCTCTCTTCTCATCCAGAATAAAGGGCGATGTTAGGGTTGACCCTCTCAGAATCCGCTCCAGGCCCTGCAGGCAAGAAGAGAAGCCAAGTGTCGGTGATCTATTTTGCTACAACTCCGAGGCTATCTGTGTAGGGTGATGTCATTATATccaacatcacatcacatcaattTATAAATGAGGAACAATTCATTGTTATTTCTCATTTAGACATTGAAATCACGTGAAAGCACATTACAATGCATACGCTTAGAAAGACATTGATGTGGTTTGTGGTTTAAAGAGCGCACAGAGGCGTTTAGTTAATGACCTCACCTCTCCAAAGTAGGACACGAGAGGGGAGATCTCACACAGAACAGGAGGATCTTCTTCGGCTGTCACCCTACACGAAACACACGAAACACTCACTTTGTGATATACATTTCACGTTACATAAGGATCTTCTACGCCTGTCACCCTATATGAAACTCAACAAGCACTAGCTTGGTACAGTGCATTTCCCTCTATCAGTTGAAGAACCAAAGGGTTGGCATCACTGCGTTTTGTACTGAACTTGACTGTGATATAACTTGCTTGAAGCGTGCTTAAATTGCAAGTAGAGTCGCaatggcatgaaaaaaaaacatcattatTTCCCCGACACACTTGGTCCTCTATAGCTGGTGGTGGTCCCTTGAACGTTAAATATGATTAAGAAATGATAAGGCTACGGTAGGCTCAACATTTCGATTCCACTTGCCTTTCACTCAGCTCTAGATTGGTCTTACCTTCAGTTACGCTGCGTTAAAGCTGGTTCTTcgttaaaaaaacgaaaccagCTGTCATTACATTCAATTCTAAAATCTGTTTACTCCATACTTGCCTTGCACATAATTAAGTGCAAACCTGCAAGTGGCTCTTTAATACAAAGTTTGCTTAATTTGGACGTGGGTACATTGTGACCAAACAGAGCTTGGCTAAAGACCTGGTGGGCACGGTCTTCCCGTGGTTGTCTGGGAAGGAAGCCCCAGCCGCCAGGGCCCAGCGGTAGTGCTGCCCCAGCAGGGAGCGTCGGGCCGTGGTGGGGGTGTCTGTGGAGGCCCCGTCTGCGTTCTTAAGAGGAGAGAACTCCTCCGCCCGTACCACCTCAAAGGCCACGAAGTTCCTTATGACGAACAACAGAGTGGGAAGGTTTTACTACGAGCTGCTCGAGTTCGGACGACATTAAATACAAGAGGGCAATTGTTTTGCTGTCCATGTGCAAGACTTAATGTCACATAATGAAAACGTAAAAAGACAATGCAAAAGTTAAGAACAGACAATCTTACACACGTCGTTACAACTGGTTCCTATCTATTGAATTAGCCGATAGCTGTTGGGACAAATGAGATGTGTCGTCAATTTCCTGATAATTAACAAAGAGTGAGATAATGCAGAGAgagaagcacacagacacacacacacacacaaacacacacacacacacacacacaaacatacacacacggacacaaacggACAAACATTCGTTTCGTAGCCCACCGTGCGAATGGAAAGACGTCAAAAACGAATTTCTCCATCTTGATGCCATTAGGTTTGGAGGGTTTTACATGATTTCCACATTCATCAACGAAAGGAACCTTCTTGAGTGCAACGTGTTGCTTCAGTTTGCCCTGGTGCTCCCTGTGGaataacaaacacacccacacaaaggcACCAATTATTAAGGTAAACTCAGACTTAAACTCAACAACATGAGCTTGACCTAAAATACGAAAACAACATTAATCAAAGTAAACATAAATATTAAATCACAAAAACCTGAGTccttaaaaaacatttttggTCTAAATCCATCAACTAGCTCCTCAAGTATAATTCACCACCCCCTCTAAAATTAACCTCAGTGTAAATGTCTCCCCTTATTTAGTTTGGATGGAAGCCGATCTCCAAATAACCATGTGTGTACTGAAGTGAAAGCCTCTTACTGTGCGACTTCCTGCAGAAAGGCCCTGGTGAAGAAGTGATTGCAGATGTTTCCAGCGCTGAACACCAGCTCTCCTCCGGCCCCCCTTCGCTCCGCCGTCTCTGGACGGATCTCGCTGTACTCCACCACCTGAACCACGCCGTCCACCCTGCACACCACCCCCACCGGCTCGCTGGGGGACGCCTTTGGCaccaccttacacacacacgcacacacacacagagattatCAAATGTCAAAAGAGTACATTCGATAGCTTAGAGGCTGTTTTTAGACCAATTTCGCCTAAAAGCAATTCACATTATGTGTTGATCTTCTGTAAGGCCACAATCATAAAAAAGTGAAATAATTAAATCTGTCCAAGCTGGAACCCCAACACTAAACCCTTATATTGCATCGCAATATTGACAGAATCGCAATATGGTATCGGCCGTCAAAGCTCTGTCCCATCGTATGCCGAGGTCCCTGCTGAATCCCGTCTCTATCAGGATCCTGCCATCACTCGGTGCGTGCGTACCTTGGCGCCACAGTCGGCTCCTCTGCTCACACAGAATCCGATGAAATGGGGGTCTGCCAGCTTCACCAGGATGTTGTCCACACAGTACACGTGGAGGTACTCCACCCCTCGCCTCTCCATGTCCTCCAGCACCTTGTTGTCCACCAAGGCCTGGTACAGACCGCCGTTTCCATCTAACCGGGAGCGCACTGACTTTTTAGCAAGATATTTATCGAAACGGAAGCCTGATAGTTTACTTTCTTTTTCACTTTGTGATTCAGTCTGAGCGTGTCTTCCGTCTCCAGAAGTTTTTAGAGACACACGATATTTCCGGATGTA from Gadus macrocephalus chromosome 4, ASM3116895v1 includes these protein-coding regions:
- the uap1l1 gene encoding UDP-N-acetylhexosamine pyrophosphorylase-like protein 1, translating into MLSLEEVTSCLDRAGQSHVLQFWSELSEDERNDFLVELSGLDLNALKQHCEEAVSAAASQPERVDPDIQPVTEEFVGSLLKSDQATLVQWENEGLLQISENRVGVLLLAGGQGTRLGVPYPKGMFDVGLPSGKTLYQIQSERIRKIQNLADLKHETKCTVPWYIMTSEFTLSPTESFFKENDFFGLDPSNVVMFEQRMIPAVTFDGKVLLQDKGKIAMAPDGNGGLYQALVDNKVLEDMERRGVEYLHVYCVDNILVKLADPHFIGFCVSRGADCGAKVVPKASPSEPVGVVCRVDGVVQVVEYSEIRPETAERRGAGGELVFSAGNICNHFFTRAFLQEVAQEHQGKLKQHVALKKVPFVDECGNHVKPSKPNGIKMEKFVFDVFPFARNFVAFEVVRAEEFSPLKNADGASTDTPTTARRSLLGQHYRWALAAGASFPDNHGKTVPTRVTAEEDPPVLCEISPLVSYFGEGLERILRGSTLTSPFILDEKRAKDLPTL